From Nonlabens sp. Ci31, the proteins below share one genomic window:
- a CDS encoding GSCFA domain-containing protein: MKLSTPVPISNLPVPIDHHSKVVLLGSCFTENIGSKLAYYGFDVAVNPFGIVFNSTSLRILVERAIKNQSFTLADCTDHFSYLVHSDLNSIDPEKLVFNLNTALQNLRESLKKATHLFITLGTSWIYRHVEKDMIVANCHKQPQQLFRKELLSIDVIQNDLKRIYELVTTWNKEIAITYTLSPVRHLKDGFMENQRSKARLHEAIQIHVESTFASYFPAYEIAMDELRDYRFYARDMVHLNELGIDFIWSRFCESGINTNTLTPQKAVEKYRKLSQHKATDLELHQQQLAKMKEQLNSQYPQIKL; encoded by the coding sequence ATGAAACTCTCCACACCTGTTCCTATTTCTAATTTGCCAGTTCCTATAGATCACCATTCTAAAGTAGTTTTACTAGGCAGCTGTTTTACAGAAAATATAGGTTCTAAGTTAGCTTACTACGGTTTTGATGTAGCAGTGAATCCGTTTGGAATCGTGTTTAATTCTACTAGTCTGAGAATTCTTGTGGAACGCGCCATTAAAAATCAATCTTTTACTTTGGCCGATTGTACCGATCATTTTTCCTATCTGGTACATTCTGATTTGAATTCTATAGATCCTGAAAAGTTAGTATTTAACCTCAATACTGCTTTACAAAACCTAAGAGAATCATTGAAAAAAGCTACTCATTTATTTATTACCTTAGGGACTTCTTGGATTTATAGGCATGTGGAGAAAGACATGATCGTGGCCAACTGTCATAAACAACCTCAGCAATTATTCCGCAAAGAGTTGCTTTCTATTGATGTCATCCAGAATGATTTGAAACGTATCTATGAATTGGTCACCACCTGGAATAAGGAAATTGCCATTACCTATACCCTATCGCCTGTGCGTCATTTAAAGGATGGGTTTATGGAAAATCAACGCAGCAAAGCTAGACTTCATGAAGCTATTCAAATACATGTGGAGAGCACTTTTGCCAGTTATTTTCCTGCATACGAAATTGCGATGGATGAGTTGAGAGATTATCGATTCTATGCTCGTGACATGGTACATCTCAATGAATTGGGTATTGATTTTATATGGTCTCGCTTTTGCGAAAGCGGTATCAACACCAACACCTTAACTCCACAAAAAGCAGTAGAGAAGTATCGAAAACTGTCGCAACACAAAGCAACCGATCTGGAACTTCACCAACAGCAGTTAGCAAAAATGAAAGAACAATTAAATTCTCAATATCCTCAAATAAAACTCTAA